The following is a genomic window from Elusimicrobiaceae bacterium.
GGCCGGAGACCAAGGACTCATGGTAGGATATGCGGTGGATGAAACCTTGGAGTATATGCCGCTGCCGCTTGTATTGTCCAATGAAATTTTGCGTAATTTGGAAAAGGCCCGCAAGAACAAAACCTTGCCCTACATTGGACCGGATGCCAAAAGCCAAGTCACAGTTGAATATCAAGACGGCAAACCATTGCGGGTAGATACCGTGGTAGTTTCTACGCAACATACGGAAGAAATTTTAGATAAATCCGGTCAAAAAATTACCGATAAATCTAAACGGGAAATTGAAGCGGTGGCCATTTTGCCCGCCATCAAAAAATGGATGGATAAAGACACTAAAATTTTAATTAATCCGACGGGAAAATTTGTCATTGGCGGACCGCAAAGTGATACCGGAATGACCGGACGCAAAATTATTGTGGATACTTACGGCGGTCGTTGTCCGCACGGAGGCGGTGCTTTCTCGGGCAAAGACCCCACCAAAGTAGACCGCTCTGCAGCCTATATGGCGCGCTATATTGCCAAAAATATCGTCGCGGCAAAACTGGCCAAAGAGTGTACTGTGCAAATTGCCTATGCAATCGGCAAAGATGAACCTGTCGGTTTTTATGTGGATACAGACGGCACCGGAACAGTATCTGACCAAGAGTTAGCACGCATGGCCCGTAAAGTATTCCCAATGACGCCCAAAGGCATTATTGAGCATTTCAAACTGCGTAACCCTATCTATTTGCGCACGGCGGCATATGGGCATTTTGGCCGCAAGGCATTCCCTTGGGAAGCCACCGACAAAGTAAAGGCCCTGCAACAACTTGTTCATAAGTAAAAAATCCCCGTGTCAAACACGGGGATTTTTATATATAAACTCAAGTTATAATACTTGTTTGAGTTGAATAGGAGCTTGTGTTTTATCTACCGGCAACACGGTGTGGCTATTAATTTTCTTATCCAACTTAAACACATTGACCCGATAGCTAACCACTAATTCATCTTTCTGCAAGTCGGCAGAAATCAGCTCGAAAACATTATCCGGTAAATTACTGTCTGATTCCAATACAATTAACATTTGTTTGGAAAAATTTACTTTCGGGTAATTACCGCGGGCTTTATTTTTGAAAGCCTTATATTCCGTTTCGTTTTGAATTAAATAATGTTTAACGGGCGCCGCAATTAGCGTAATTTGGCTATCTTCCATATTCGCAGGAGTTGTCGGAATCGTCTGAGGGGCTACCGAGGTTACTTCTTCTCCGGTGAGCTTCAAGTCCAGTGGTTTTTTATAGGCTTCTCCTTGCGGCATTTCCTCTTCTTTGGGGGCAACCCCCGCAATGTCTGACAAGTCCGTCAAGGAAATTTGGCTGGGCAAATCTCTTCCGTCTTCACGTACCACCTTCTTATCTTCCTCAGCCGTCACATCCTCTTGCATAGAAGCATTCGCAATAGCTTCTGCCGCGGCCATATCTTCTGGAGGAATTTGATTAAAAATCCCCACGGATTCTCCGTCAGCGGTGTAGAGTTGCTCCACCTCACTGGAGCCGTTATGACCTATACGGCCGATTAGCCACCCCCCCACAAAAAATAGAGCCAAACAAAAGGCTAAACTTATTATTTTAGTCTTATTATTTGCCATACCCCTCCTTTTCATCGTACGAAGCAACAATCACAGAGCGCAATCCGCCGCGCGGCGTAAAAGTACCCGTCACGGTAGCGCATTTGGGATGAGCTGCCTTTACGACATCATCCAAAATTTTATTGGCGATATTTTCCATAAAAATCCCCATATCGCGATATTCTAACAAATAGTATTTCAAACTTTTTAACTCCAAACATAAATCATTAGGAATATACTCAATGGTAATCACGCCAAAATCCGGCAAGCCGGTTTTCGGACACACGGAAGTAAATTCCGGCAATTCAATACGAATCGTATAATCCCGTTTATATTGGTTGGGCCAGCATTGAATGGCCGGTAAAACAGTATCCGCGTTTTTGCGAGCATGGTCGGATGTATAACCAAAATCAATATCTTGTGTTTTCATTTGATACGTAATAACCTCACCGAATTTAAAAGTAAAATCAGAATGCCGGCAGCCATAGCTGTCCACAGCACAACTCCGTCTTGCCAAACGGAACGCGGCACTCGAATCAGTGCCAACAACAACAAGGTATAACAAACTGCACTTAAAATAACATTACTTTTGATACAGCCACAAATTTTCTGATACAACCCAAACAAATCAATTACACTATACAAATCGGCACGTTCTATAATCAAATCTACCCAATTATTATATACATTTTTATCCGTTGAAAACACGACGCCAACATTTGCCTTGAGTAAAGCAGTCATGTCATTAAAACCATCTCCAATCATAGCAGTTACTTTCCCTAAAGACATATAATTACCAATAATCTCTGCTTTAGTTTGCGGCAAGACGGAAAAATTGATTTTCTCAATCCCTAATTTATCGGCAACAGTTTGGACAGAAGATTGCGTATCCCCCGACATAATAACCAACTCTTTACCTTGCTGTTTTAAGTTTTTTACCATGTCTATGGCTCCGGGACGTATACGATCCGATAATTCCACATACCCCATATAGTTTCCATTTCGCGCGACATAAATAACCGTTTGGGTAGGTTGAGCAATTGAGGGCAGCGATACCCCATGGCTTTTCAACCAAGAAGACCTTCCCGCTAAAATTACATCTTTTCCGGCCACTCCCTTTACGCCCAGCCCCGGTTTTACTTCAAACTGTACCAAGGGCTTTGGAAAAATATGATGTTCCCGCCCATAACGTAAAGCCGCTTTTGCAAAAGGACCGTCCACCATTTGTTCTACGGTTATCAAACAAGACAATAACTGATCGGCATTTTGGCCTTTTGCCTCGTGAACAGCATCTATTGTTAATACCCCATCTGTCAACGTACCCGTTTTATCAAGAAAAACTACTGCCGCTTTCTCTAATTGAGCCAATGCTTCCAGTGACTGTATACTAATAGAACGGCGACCAGCTCCCCACTTGGCAAAACATACCGGAAAAATACCCACAAAGAAAAAGGCAAACGGGCAGCCCAGTCCCAAGGCCAGCAATGCAATCCCCAAACTGTGCAACGGACGGGTATAACCACCTGCCCAATAGACAAAAATATAACTGCTTACTGCCATCACAACCGCCCAGCCCAACATCCACACCGCATATTTGTCTAACGGGTTATGTCTTTTTTGACGGCGGCGCTCACTGCTTTGAATCGTTTGGATAATTCCCGCTAACACAGATTTATCTAAGGTATTTTCCACCTCTACCCAAATATCATTGCCTTGATTGAGGGTGCCTGCATACACGACACTACCTTTTGTTTTGAGAGCCGGCAACGTATTGCCCGTAATAAAACTTTCTTCTATGTAACTTTCCCCCCTTACAATTTTCCCCTCACAGGGCACCACTTCCCCGGCTTTCACGCGGATTTGGTCTCCTATTTTCAGCTCTCTGGCAAACACTATCTGCTCCCGGTTCGTGCGAAACAGACGGGCAGATTTAGGTAAAAAATCTTCTAATTTTTTGATAAAGACATCCGAGCGTTCCTGTCGGCTGGCTTCGGGGATATTAACCATTAAATATAAGGTCAAAATCCCGCCCGATATCAGATACATATCCGGCAAGACACCGGCCAAAGGATGTAATAAGAAAGTTTTGGATAGGTTGTAGCTCAAACAAGCCGCGATGCTTACCGCGACCAACACAGAAAAACTAAAGCAACCGTGGCGTATATCCTGCCAAGCATTTTTGAACAAAACATCCCCGCAAAATACTAATTGCAACAGGCTCAATATAAATAAACCCGTTAAGGCCCCTTCCATGGCTTTACTATAACCCAGCACAAGCAGAAAACATAGCGACAGGATACATCTATAGACGTAGGATTTTACGTGCACGGAACAAGCTGCCACCGAAGACGCCGGAGCCAAAGAGACGGAATTCATATAGAATTATTTTTTACCTATATTTAAGAAACGATAACCAATAATATGCTTACGTCCCTCTTCAGTCGTCAACATACGGATTTTATTTTGATAACGAGCCGCATGCGCAGGATCTAATCGACGAGCAGCTAGGTAATGTTGCGTAGCTTCTACGGGAGAGTTTAAGGCAAGCATATCGCCCAACAAGTCGTAAATAGGTGCATAATTGGAAGCTAACATTTTAGATTCTTGTGCATAGGCAATCGCTTGATCGGTTTCGCCACGGCTAAATAATAATTCTGCGGCATAATAGTAGGGCAATGCGTATTTAGGAGACAAAGCCATTGCTTGTTGAAAATCTTCTAAAGCATTTTGGAAATATCCCATTTTTACAAAGGTACGCCCCCGCTCCAAATACGGACGCGGATTTTCAGGTTCTAGGCTCATTAACGTCGTATAATCTTCTGCGGCGCTAGCATAATAGCCGGCGGCATATTGTGCCAAACCTCTGTCCAAATATAATAACGTGAACTTCGGGTTTAATTCTTCAACTTTGGCAAAATCTAATAACGCAGATCCTATATTGCCCTGCTGACTTAAAGCTACTGCACGGTTCAACAAAGCCATCACATAATTAGGGCGCAAAAAAATTGCTTGGTTCAAGTATAAAATAGCATCCTGATAATTTCCTAAATCAATGTATAAAGCCGCTAAATTGTTTAGAACTTCCGGCTGATTGTAGTTTAACTCTACCGCACGCACATAATCCCGCTCAGCGGCTTGTTTGTTTTTCTTTAATTGTTCCGCATCTTTTGCTTTCAAACGTTCATATAAAAGTCCGCGGCTGGCATAGGCGGCACTACTGGAAGGATTATTTTTGATGATTTGAGAATAAACCTGAATTGCTTTTGCAAAATCTCCCTTCTGCGTAAGTTGCTGTGCTTTACTAAACAAGGAAGCCTCTTTGCCTCCGCACGCCACTACTAATAAAGACATTACTACTATCCATAAAACTTTTTTCATTTTTCCTCCTGAGCCGGGTGTTTACGCGTTAGCAGTAACGCTAACACCAACAATCCCCCGCCTACGGTAATAAATGAATCTGCCGCATTAAACACGGGCCAGACTCGTAAATCAATAAAATCCACAACAAACCCTAAGGTTATTCTATCATAAAGATTGCCTAATGCACCGCCTAAAATAAATACTAACCCCCATTTGGCCGGCCATCCATAGTCGCAAAACTCTTTCCAATTTTTCAGTATAAACCCCAAAATCAACAGCGTAACCAAAATCAGTATTAGATTACCGCCCTGCATCATACCAAACGCCGCTCCGGTATTTTGCACATAATTGAGCTGCAAATAAGGAGCTAACACAAGCGGTTGATCCGTCAAATAAGCTAACGTCAATCGTTTAGTCAGGCGGTCTATTAATAGCAGCGACAACAATACCCAACAAACCGATTGATTGGAACGCAACCAACCCTTCAACTGTTCCAGTTTTTTACGCAACTGTTTGCTCCTCGGGAACCACCAAACCTTCCCGTTTCAATACCGCTTCACAGCGATCACACAAATCCTCGTGTGCTCTGCCGGCGGCCCCCACTTCAGGTTTCCACTGCCAACAACGGGCACATTTGTGTCCTTCAGCATGAGAAATCTGTACCTCAAAAGGTTTTTCTCCTGCTTTTAATTCCACAGCAGATACAATGAAAATTTCCGGCCATAATTCGGCATTATCCTTAAAGAACTGCAAAGTAGCCGCTTCACTAGAAAGCAAAGTCACTTTAGCTTCTAAGGCAGAGCCAATGAGTCCCTGCTGGCGGGCTTCTTCTAAAGCCTTGAGCACTTCTTCCCGAATTTGGCGGATTTTATTCCACTTTTCTGTCAGAGCAGCATCGGCTGTTACAGAGGCATGTTCTGGCATATCGGATAAGAAAATGCTCTTAGCAAGTCCTTTTCCTGAAGGAATTTTTAACAGTTCTTGCCATGCTTCTTCCGCCGTAAAACACAACACCGGGGCCAGCAATTGCAACAAAGTTCTTACGATCTCGCACAACGCGGTTTGAGCACTTCGACGAGACGGTGCAGAAGCACCTAAAGTATAAAGTCTATCTTTCGAAGCGTCCAACATAAACGCAGACAAATCTAAAATACAGAAATCAGCAATTGCACGCATCGCTCGGCGGAAATTAAATTCCATATAAGCCGCGCGCACCTCTGTAATCAAACTGTCTAATTTACCTAACATATAGCGGTCCATTTCAGCCAATTTATCGGTGGGAACTGTATGTTGAGACGGCTCAAAATCAGACAAATTGCCTAAAGCGTAACGAATGGTATTACGCAATTTGCGGTAAGTATCAATAGGGCCGCCCAAGATTTCATCGGAAATACGCACATCCCCTTGATAGTCGGAGAACGCTACCCACAAGCGCAAAATATCAGCTCCGTATTTGTTAATGACATCGGCGGGATCTGTTACATTCCCTTCCGATTTATGCATCGGACGACCGTTTCCATCTAACACCATCCCGTGTGTTAAAATAGTTTTGAAAGGAGCTTTGCCTTCCAAAGTATAAGACGGAATGTACGAGCTCTGGAACCAACCACGATGTTGGTCAGAACCTTCGGAATAAACATCGGCCGGGAAATTCATACCGCGGTCTTTTACTACTGCCGCCCACGAAACACCACTATCCAACCATACATCCAAAATGTCGGTTTCTTTTCTAAAGTCGTGGCAACCACATTCACAACTGTAGCCTTCCGGCATTAATTTTTCCACCGGGTCGGTAAACCAAAAATCAGAACCCTCATTCATGGCACGTTTTTTAATGAACTCAAATAATTCATGATTTACTTGCGGTTTGCCGCATTTTTTACAATATAAAATGGTGACTGGAGTTCCCCAAAAACGCTGACGAGATAAACACCAATCCGGACGCAACCCAATCATAGCGCGCATCCGCTCACGGCCTGCTGCCGGATAGAATTGGACATTGTCCAGATTTTCCATCAGTTTGCCGCGCAAACCGTCTTTGTCAATACTCATGAACCATTGTTCCGTAGCACGGAAAATAATCGGGCTATGACAACGCCAACAATGCGGATAACTGTGTGTAATCTCTTGTTCCTTAATCAGCGCGCCGAGTTCGTCCAACTTTTTGACCATAAGCGGATTGGCCTCAAAAACGTGCATCCCTTCAAATACACCTGCATCTTTGGTATAACAACCCTTTTCATCCACAGGGCAGAAGGTTTCCAATTTCCATTGTTTTCCGGCTTGATAGTCTTCTTCCCCGTGACCCGGTGCAATATGAACAACCCCCACACCGGCGTCCATGGTCACAAAATCTGTCCAAATAATCGGGTTTTCTTTTTGCGTAAGCGGATGATAATATTTCTGTCCGACGAGATTTTCTCCGCGTAGCGTATTTACTTTCTTTACGCTTACTCCCGTATTTTTGATAAATTCTTCCGCCAATTTGTCTGCCACCACGTAATACTCTTTTGTATGGTCATCTTGCAGAACGGCATAATCTTCGTCTTTATTCACAGCGGCGGCTTGGTTGGCGGGAATAGTCCACGGAGTGGTAGTCCATACTCCCAGCGAAACCGGTTTTGAAAAATCCAACTTACCAAAAATTTCTTCTGTGGGATTAACTAGTTTGAATCGCAAATAAATAGAAGAAGATTTTACATCCTTATATTCGGTTTCAGCATCTGCCAAAGCGGTTTCACAATGGCTACACCAGGTAATAGTTTTTTGGCCTTTATATACGTATCCCTTTTCAATCAAGTCCAAAAATACGCCCACCGTAATTCCCTCATAACGCTTGTCCATCGTTAAGTACGGATTATCCCAATCGCCTTGCACTCCTAAGCGTTTGAAACCTTGGCGTTGCAAATCAATAAACTTAGCGGCAAAAGCACGTGCTTTCTTGCGGAAAGCCGGCACATCGGTGATATGTTTTTTATCCTGTTTGAGTTCTTTTAAGAGTGCTTGTTCGATAGGAAGTCCATGGCAGTCCCACCCCGGCACATAGGGCGTATAATAACCCATCAATGCGCGGCTTTTTAGAATGATATCCTTAATAGTTTTATCCAAGGCGTGACCTATGTGAATAGCCCCGTTAGCGTACGGAGGGCCATCGTGTAGTACGAAATGTTTACCGGCTTCATTTTTCTTCAAAATGGCCTGATACAAATCCATTTGTTTCCAGAAATCTAGTAACTTGGGTTCTTTTTGCGCCAGTCCCGCACGCATCGGAAAATCCGTTTTAGGAAGTAAAACGGTTGCTGAATATTTATTTTTTGCCATGATCTAACACTCTCTGTATAAGGATATATAGTTATTATACGAAATTGCACCCCCGTGTTACTACTTAAAATTCCCCCTTCTCAAAGCGCGCCGAATATGCTATGCTGAAAGTCCACCCTACTCTGAAGCGAAATTATTAAACTACGGGTGGAGGAGGCCGTACCCCATGAGAATGATAGACATAATTATTAAGAAACGCAATGGAAACACCCTCAATGCAGAAGAATTTGATTTTGTTGCACAAGCCGCAGCCAAAGGAACCGTACCGGATTATCAGCTGTCGGCTTTTTTAATGGCATGCTTCTTAAATCCACTTTCCGATAAAGAGACCGCTTTACTCACTAAAGCCATGGCCCATTCCGGTGCCCGTTTAGACTTTTCCGATATTAAAATTCCTAAAGTAGACAAACACTCCACCGGCGGCGTAGGTGACGGAGTTTCGTTGCCATTGGCAGCTTTGGTGGCTTGTGCGGGTGTGGCAGTACCCATGATGTCCGGCCGCGGACTGGGTCATACCGGCGGCACTTTAGATAAATTGGAATCTATTAAAAATTTTGAAATCCGCATTCCGGCCAAACTTATTCACCGCCAAATCCAAAAGCTCGGTGTTTGTATGTTTGGGCAAACCAAAGATTTAGCTCCGGCCGACCGCAAACTTTATTCCTTGCGCGATGCTACCGGCACAGTAGAAAGCCGTCCGTTAATCGTGGCCAGTATTTTATCCAAAAAATATGCCGAAGGTGTAGACAGCTTGCTAATGGACGTGAAATACGGTTCCGGCGCCTTTATGCAAAAACTAGAGGATAGTAAAAAATTGGCCAAAATGTTGGTAACTACAGCCAAACTGTTAGGATTAAAATGCCGCGCGTTGATTACCTATATGGACCAACCGTTAGGCCGTGCGGTGGGTAATGCCAATGAAATGTATCAAGCTATCCA
Proteins encoded in this region:
- the metK gene encoding methionine adenosyltransferase, with the translated sequence AGDQGLMVGYAVDETLEYMPLPLVLSNEILRNLEKARKNKTLPYIGPDAKSQVTVEYQDGKPLRVDTVVVSTQHTEEILDKSGQKITDKSKREIEAVAILPAIKKWMDKDTKILINPTGKFVIGGPQSDTGMTGRKIIVDTYGGRCPHGGGAFSGKDPTKVDRSAAYMARYIAKNIVAAKLAKECTVQIAYAIGKDEPVGFYVDTDGTGTVSDQELARMARKVFPMTPKGIIEHFKLRNPIYLRTAAYGHFGRKAFPWEATDKVKALQQLVHK
- the queF gene encoding NADPH-dependent 7-cyano-7-deazaguanine reductase QueF produces the protein MKTQDIDFGYTSDHARKNADTVLPAIQCWPNQYKRDYTIRIELPEFTSVCPKTGLPDFGVITIEYIPNDLCLELKSLKYYLLEYRDMGIFMENIANKILDDVVKAAHPKCATVTGTFTPRGGLRSVIVASYDEKEGYGK
- a CDS encoding HAD-IC family P-type ATPase, which codes for MNSVSLAPASSVAACSVHVKSYVYRCILSLCFLLVLGYSKAMEGALTGLFILSLLQLVFCGDVLFKNAWQDIRHGCFSFSVLVAVSIAACLSYNLSKTFLLHPLAGVLPDMYLISGGILTLYLMVNIPEASRQERSDVFIKKLEDFLPKSARLFRTNREQIVFARELKIGDQIRVKAGEVVPCEGKIVRGESYIEESFITGNTLPALKTKGSVVYAGTLNQGNDIWVEVENTLDKSVLAGIIQTIQSSERRRQKRHNPLDKYAVWMLGWAVVMAVSSYIFVYWAGGYTRPLHSLGIALLALGLGCPFAFFFVGIFPVCFAKWGAGRRSISIQSLEALAQLEKAAVVFLDKTGTLTDGVLTIDAVHEAKGQNADQLLSCLITVEQMVDGPFAKAALRYGREHHIFPKPLVQFEVKPGLGVKGVAGKDVILAGRSSWLKSHGVSLPSIAQPTQTVIYVARNGNYMGYVELSDRIRPGAIDMVKNLKQQGKELVIMSGDTQSSVQTVADKLGIEKINFSVLPQTKAEIIGNYMSLGKVTAMIGDGFNDMTALLKANVGVVFSTDKNVYNNWVDLIIERADLYSVIDLFGLYQKICGCIKSNVILSAVCYTLLLLALIRVPRSVWQDGVVLWTAMAAGILILLLNSVRLLRIK
- a CDS encoding tetratricopeptide repeat protein, with amino-acid sequence MKKVLWIVVMSLLVVACGGKEASLFSKAQQLTQKGDFAKAIQVYSQIIKNNPSSSAAYASRGLLYERLKAKDAEQLKKNKQAAERDYVRAVELNYNQPEVLNNLAALYIDLGNYQDAILYLNQAIFLRPNYVMALLNRAVALSQQGNIGSALLDFAKVEELNPKFTLLYLDRGLAQYAAGYYASAAEDYTTLMSLEPENPRPYLERGRTFVKMGYFQNALEDFQQAMALSPKYALPYYYAAELLFSRGETDQAIAYAQESKMLASNYAPIYDLLGDMLALNSPVEATQHYLAARRLDPAHAARYQNKIRMLTTEEGRKHIIGYRFLNIGKK
- the lspA gene encoding signal peptidase II translates to MRKKLEQLKGWLRSNQSVCWVLLSLLLIDRLTKRLTLAYLTDQPLVLAPYLQLNYVQNTGAAFGMMQGGNLILILVTLLILGFILKNWKEFCDYGWPAKWGLVFILGGALGNLYDRITLGFVVDFIDLRVWPVFNAADSFITVGGGLLVLALLLTRKHPAQEEK
- the ileS gene encoding isoleucine--tRNA ligase, which gives rise to MAKNKYSATVLLPKTDFPMRAGLAQKEPKLLDFWKQMDLYQAILKKNEAGKHFVLHDGPPYANGAIHIGHALDKTIKDIILKSRALMGYYTPYVPGWDCHGLPIEQALLKELKQDKKHITDVPAFRKKARAFAAKFIDLQRQGFKRLGVQGDWDNPYLTMDKRYEGITVGVFLDLIEKGYVYKGQKTITWCSHCETALADAETEYKDVKSSSIYLRFKLVNPTEEIFGKLDFSKPVSLGVWTTTPWTIPANQAAAVNKDEDYAVLQDDHTKEYYVVADKLAEEFIKNTGVSVKKVNTLRGENLVGQKYYHPLTQKENPIIWTDFVTMDAGVGVVHIAPGHGEEDYQAGKQWKLETFCPVDEKGCYTKDAGVFEGMHVFEANPLMVKKLDELGALIKEQEITHSYPHCWRCHSPIIFRATEQWFMSIDKDGLRGKLMENLDNVQFYPAAGRERMRAMIGLRPDWCLSRQRFWGTPVTILYCKKCGKPQVNHELFEFIKKRAMNEGSDFWFTDPVEKLMPEGYSCECGCHDFRKETDILDVWLDSGVSWAAVVKDRGMNFPADVYSEGSDQHRGWFQSSYIPSYTLEGKAPFKTILTHGMVLDGNGRPMHKSEGNVTDPADVINKYGADILRLWVAFSDYQGDVRISDEILGGPIDTYRKLRNTIRYALGNLSDFEPSQHTVPTDKLAEMDRYMLGKLDSLITEVRAAYMEFNFRRAMRAIADFCILDLSAFMLDASKDRLYTLGASAPSRRSAQTALCEIVRTLLQLLAPVLCFTAEEAWQELLKIPSGKGLAKSIFLSDMPEHASVTADAALTEKWNKIRQIREEVLKALEEARQQGLIGSALEAKVTLLSSEAATLQFFKDNAELWPEIFIVSAVELKAGEKPFEVQISHAEGHKCARCWQWKPEVGAAGRAHEDLCDRCEAVLKREGLVVPEEQTVA
- a CDS encoding thymidine phosphorylase — translated: MRMIDIIIKKRNGNTLNAEEFDFVAQAAAKGTVPDYQLSAFLMACFLNPLSDKETALLTKAMAHSGARLDFSDIKIPKVDKHSTGGVGDGVSLPLAALVACAGVAVPMMSGRGLGHTGGTLDKLESIKNFEIRIPAKLIHRQIQKLGVCMFGQTKDLAPADRKLYSLRDATGTVESRPLIVASILSKKYAEGVDSLLMDVKYGSGAFMQKLEDSKKLAKMLVTTAKLLGLKCRALITYMDQPLGRAVGNANEMYQAIQILKGHKDLAPDFYEALMETGAHMLVISGKEKDVNKARKLLESYIDNGEALYKFTRMVKWQGGNPKVVDEPEKYLPNAKLKWELKADKKGFVNFIDAKMTGMAGVLLGAGRNTMEDPIDYGAGIWLEKKAGDAVKKGDVIATLYASDKKRLEAGAELFKKAVKLSAVKPKPYKLIHSIIK